The genomic stretch TCGCCGTACCGGCTGTCGGTCTACAAGGGCGACGGCACCACGCTGATCACCCGCCAGTACGACCCCGCGACGTTCAGGAACATCGGCTGGGCCAGCGACGGCGCCACGACGATCACCAAGATCGAGGACCACTTCATGGCCCCGGCCGGCGAGCGCTTCGAGGGCTTCGGCGAGCGTTACGACCGGCTCGACCAGCGCGGCACCGATGTGCACAACTACGTCTACAACCAGTACCGGGACCAGGGCGCGACCCGCCGCACCTACCTGAGCGTGCCGTTCTTCCTGAACTCGGCCGGTTACGGGATCTACATCCCGACCAGCCGGTACGCGATCTTCAACCTCGGCACGCACCTGAGCGACCTGGCCGGGTTCACCGTGGACACCGGCGGCGGCCTCGACTCGACGCTGGACTACCACTTCTACGCGGGCACCCCGGCCGAGATCCTGGACGACTACACGGCGGCCTCAGGCCGTCCGCTGCTCCCGCCCAAGTGGGCCTTCGGCGTGTGGATGTCGGCCAACGAGTGGAACACCCAGGCCGAGGTGAACGCCGCGCTGGCCGACGTGGCGGCGTACAAGATCCCGCACACGGCGATGGTGCTGGAGCAGTGGAGCGACGAGGCGACGTTCTACGTCTGGCACGGCGCGACGTACACACCCACGCCGGGGAGCGGCAAGCTGTCCTACCGCGATCTGACCTTCCCCGCCGGCACGGCGTGGCAGGACCCGAAGGCCATGGTGGACAACGCCCACAGCAAGGGGATCAAGGTGATCCTCTGGCAGATCCCGGTGTTCAAGGAGAACTTCGACACCAACCCGCCGACCGCGCCGCAGCAGCACCTCAACGACAAGGCGTACGCGGAGGCACAGGGCTACGTCGCCAAGAACCCGGCCAACGGCCCCTACCGCATCCCGACCGGCCAGTGGTTCGGCGACAGCATGGTCCCCGACTTCACCAGCACGGCCGCGACCACCTGGTGGATGAGCAAGCGCGACTACCTGATCGACGAGATCGGCATCGACGGCTTCAAGACCGACGGCAGCGAGGCGATCTTCGGCCGGGGTGTGCAGTTCGCCGACGGCCGCAAGGGCGACGAGATGCACAACGCCTACCCCAACAGCTACACGGGCGCATACAACTCCTACGTCAAGGGCAAGAGGCCGGACGGCACGGTCTTCAGCCGGGCCGGCACGGCAGGCGCCCAGACCAGGTCGATCTTCTGGGCCGGCGACCAGAACTCCAGCTTCTCCGCCTTCCAGGAGGCGGTCAGGGCGCAGCTCAGCGCCGGCCAGTCGGGGGTGCCGTACACGGCCTGGGACCTGGCGGGCTTCACCGGGAGTTTCCCGAGCGCGGAGCTCTACCTGCGTTCGGCGGCGCAGGCGACGTTCTCGCCGATCATGCAGTATCACTCGGAGAAGGCGAATCCGGGCACGTCGGAGGCCCGCACCCCCTGGAACGTGCAGGCACGCACCGGTGACACGAGCGTCGTGCCGGCCTTCCGGCGGTTCGCCAACGTGCGCATGAATCTGATCCCCTACCTCTACACCGAGGCCAAGGCGAGCGCGACCACGGGCGTGCCGATGATGCGCGCGATGAGCTTCGCCTTCCCCGGCGACACGACGGCCGCGGCCCTGGACCAGCAGTACATGTTCGGCTCGCAGCTGCTCGTCGCGCCGATCACCACGCAGGGCGCGACGTCGAAGAGCGTGTACGTGCCCGCCGGCGAGTGGTACGACCTGTGGAACGGCGGCCGCTTCACCGGCCCCGGCACCAAGACCTACAACGCCGGCCTGGACACGATCCCCGTCTACGCCAAGCCGGGCGCGATCATCCCGCTCAACCTCAACGCCGACTACCTGCTCGGCGGCGAGATCGGCAACAGCGTGGCCACCTACACCAACCTGACCTTCCGCATCTATCCGTCAGGCACCACGTCCTACGCCTATTTCGAGGACGCCGCGAACGCCACCCGCACCATCACCTCGGCGGAGAACTGGGCCGGGCACGCGGTGACGGTCACCGTGCCGCCGCTGACCACGACCAGCACCCTGCAGGTGGCGAGCACCAAGCCCGCCTCCGTGACGGGCGCGACCGCGCGTGCCACCCTGGCCGACCTCAAGGCCGCCGCCGAGGGCTGGTGGTGGGACCCGGTCCAGCAGCTCACCCACGTCAAACTGGCGAGCAGCGCCGCCACCAGGACTGTCACGCTCAACGGCGTGCACAAGAGCGCCTACGAGGCCGAGTTCGCGACCGGCACCGGCACCTCGACCAACACCGATCACTCCGGCTACACGGGAACCGGCTTCGCGGACGGCTTCGCGACTCCGGGCGACGCGGTCACGTTCCAGGTCAAGGCCGACGCGGCGGGCAGCCACCAGCTCACGTTCCGCTACTCGACCACCGTGAACGCCACCAGGACCGTCTACGTGGACGGCGTGCCGGCCGGCACGCTCTCGCTGCCCGCGCTGGCGAACTGGGACACGTGGGGCACGGCCACGCTCACGACGTCCCTGACGGCAGGCGCCCATACCGTCAAGATCGCCTATGAGGCGGCGAACACCGGCGGGATCAACCTCGACAACCTGGTGGTGGCCCGGCCATGACACGCGCGCTCGTCTTCTTAGCGGCATTGCTCATGCCCTCGCTGGTGGCCTCCTCCGCCCAGGCGGCGGTCCAGCGCGTGGAGTTCACCAGCGGGTCGGCGTACCTGATCGTGGAGTTCCTCGACGACGACCTCGTGCACTTCGAGCTCGCCGCCGGGACGAGTCCCGGCGTGAACACCTCGATCTTCACCACCCCCCAAGTGGCCAAGAAGGACTACCTGGGCCCGAGCGACTTCACCCAGTCGGGCAACGTGCTCACCACGCCCGCCATGAAGGTCGAGGTGACGGCCGGGACGTTGTGCGTCAAGGTCTCCGACCCGGCGCGGCTGCTGTACGAGGCGTGCCCGCGCAACCTCGCCCAGCCGTGGAAGGGCCTGACCATCACGAAGGGCTCGACGCAGAACGCCTACGGCCTGGGCGAGCAGTTCTTCATGGGCGGCAGCGCCGACGGCGACTGGGTGGGCCGCACCCGCTCCCCCGGCGGCACGTACGGCAACGCCATGGTCTTCGACACCGACAACGGCCCGGTCGGCAACACGCAGATCCCGGTCCTGTTCGCGGTAGGTGCGTCGAACCTCAACTACGGCCTGCTGCTCGACCAGGTCTACAAGCAGCAATGGAACCTGACGGGCGATCCCTGGACGGTGGACACCTGGGGCGACCAGCTCAGGTGGTACACGATGACCGGGCCCGACCTGCCGGACCTGCGCAAGGACTACATGGAACTGACCGGCAGGCCGCCGGTGCCGCCGAAGAAGGCGTTCGGCATGTGGGTGTCGGAGTTCGGCTACGACAACTGGGCCGAGATCGACAACCGGCTCAGCGGGCTCCGTGCCGACGCGTTCCCGGTGGACGGGTTCGTGCTGGACCTGCCCTGGTTCGGCGGGGTGACGGCCGGCTCGGACAACACCCGCATGGGCACGCTCTCCTGGGACACGACCGCCTTCCCCAACACCTCCGCCACGATCAACGA from Nonomuraea polychroma encodes the following:
- a CDS encoding TIM-barrel domain-containing protein; amino-acid sequence: MSRLRSAVIVVVIALSASFVSVPAALALAGVYHNPTGIDDLYSAEPTERVPRDPMAGEAVQIKATTWPIEPGQTVWVTWTKNGADQTPIGAAWDYNSGNNSYWKIGLGTFARGDKISYTVHADVNGGGQKSAGPFSFTVTSWSTVTNVTGFTDNGTSVDVTTGDSAGSFTPKIRFAFPALDRFRTQIAPSGQGLNISGVSGYTVTNSASTLTISTSSLVLKIQKSPYRLSVYKGDGTTLITRQYDPATFRNIGWASDGATTITKIEDHFMAPAGERFEGFGERYDRLDQRGTDVHNYVYNQYRDQGATRRTYLSVPFFLNSAGYGIYIPTSRYAIFNLGTHLSDLAGFTVDTGGGLDSTLDYHFYAGTPAEILDDYTAASGRPLLPPKWAFGVWMSANEWNTQAEVNAALADVAAYKIPHTAMVLEQWSDEATFYVWHGATYTPTPGSGKLSYRDLTFPAGTAWQDPKAMVDNAHSKGIKVILWQIPVFKENFDTNPPTAPQQHLNDKAYAEAQGYVAKNPANGPYRIPTGQWFGDSMVPDFTSTAATTWWMSKRDYLIDEIGIDGFKTDGSEAIFGRGVQFADGRKGDEMHNAYPNSYTGAYNSYVKGKRPDGTVFSRAGTAGAQTRSIFWAGDQNSSFSAFQEAVRAQLSAGQSGVPYTAWDLAGFTGSFPSAELYLRSAAQATFSPIMQYHSEKANPGTSEARTPWNVQARTGDTSVVPAFRRFANVRMNLIPYLYTEAKASATTGVPMMRAMSFAFPGDTTAAALDQQYMFGSQLLVAPITTQGATSKSVYVPAGEWYDLWNGGRFTGPGTKTYNAGLDTIPVYAKPGAIIPLNLNADYLLGGEIGNSVATYTNLTFRIYPSGTTSYAYFEDAANATRTITSAENWAGHAVTVTVPPLTTTSTLQVASTKPASVTGATARATLADLKAAAEGWWWDPVQQLTHVKLASSAATRTVTLNGVHKSAYEAEFATGTGTSTNTDHSGYTGTGFADGFATPGDAVTFQVKADAAGSHQLTFRYSTTVNATRTVYVDGVPAGTLSLPALANWDTWGTATLTTSLTAGAHTVKIAYEAANTGGINLDNLVVARP